Below is a genomic region from Mycolicibacter hiberniae.
TAGGAAGTCAGATAGGCAAATCCGTCTGACATATATTCCGAGAGGTGATGCATAGCCGTTTGCGGCGAATTCGGTGATCCTATGCTGCCAAGAAAAGCCTCTAGCGAGCACACACACGGCCCGTACCCCAAACCAACACAGGTGGTCAGGTAGAGAATACCAAGGCGTACGAGTGAACTATGGTTAAGGAACTCGGCAAAATACCCCCGTAACTTCGGGAGAAGGGGGACCCTCATACCGTCATGGCCCTTGCGGCCGGCAGCGGGAGGGGGTCGCAGAAACCAGTGAGAAGCGACTGTTTACTAAAAACACAGGTCCGTGCGAAGTCGCAAGACGATGTATACGGACTGACGCCTGCCCGGTGCTGGAAGGTTAAGAGGACCGGTTAACCCTTCGGGGTGAAGCTGAGAATTTAAGCCCCAGTAAACGGCGGTGGTAACTATAACCATCCTAAGGTAGCGAAATTCCTTGTCGGGTAAGTTCCGACCTGCACGAATGGCGTAACGACTTCTCAACTGTCTCAACCATAGACTCGGCGAAATTGCATTACGAGTAAAGATGCTCGTTACGCGCGGCAGGACGAAAAGACCCCGGACCTTCACTATAGCTTGGTATTGATGTTCGATGCGGTTTGTGTAGGATAGGTGGGAGACTGTGAAACCCGCACGCCAGTGTGGGTGGAGTCGTTGTTGAAATACCACTCTGATCGTATTGGACCTCTAACTTCGAACCATGAAACTGGTTCAGGGACAGTGCCTGGTGGGTAGTTTAACTGGGGCGGTTGCCTCCTAAAATGTAACGGAGGCGCCCAAAGGTTCCCTCAACCTGGACGGCAATCAGGTGTTGAGTGTAAGTGCACAAGGGAGCTTGACTGTAAGACTGACACGTCAAACAGGGACGAAAGTCGGGACTAGTGATCCGGCACCCCCGAGTGGAAGGGGTGTCGCTCAACGGATAAAAGGTACCCCGGGGATAACAGGCTGATCTTCCCCAAGAGTCCATATCGACGGGATGGTTTGGCACCTCGATGTCGGCTCGTCGCATCCTGGGGCTGGAGCAGGTCCCAAGGGTTGGGCTGTTCGCCCATTAAAGCGGCACGCGAGCTGGGTTTAGAACGTCGTGAGACAGTTCGGTCTCTATCCGCCGCGCGCGTCAGAATCTTGAGGAGACCTGTCCCTAGTACGAGAGGACCGGGACGGACGAACCTCTGGTATACCAGTTGTTCCACCAGGAGCACGGCTGGATAGCTACGTTCGGACAGGATAACCGCTGAAAGCATCTAAGCGGGAAACCTACTCCAAGACCAGGATTCTCACCCTTTTAGAGGGATAAGGCCCCCCGCAGACTACGGGATCGATAGACCAGACCTGGAAGCACCGCAAGGTGTGCAGGGAACTGGCACTAACCGGCCGAAAACTTACCAACACAAAGAAACAACGTGTTGCCCGCAACCACACCACAAACATGTGCAAACCCACACCCCACCACCAAACACACCCGGTGGCACGGTGAACGCAATCCCGCACCACCCAACAAAAAAATAGAGTTACGGCGGACATAGCGACAGGGAAACGCCCGGTCCCATCCCGAACCCGGAAGCTAAGCCTGTCAGCGCCGATGATACTGCCCACACGGGTGGAAAAGTAGGACACCGCCGAACACAACATAAAGCCCTGTGCCCCCCAAGAAATTGGGGGGCACAGGCATTTATGCGTTCGGGCGTATTCACGCGCATTCGCGGGCTTGCGCACCGCGGGAGAATGGCTGCCGAAAATGGACCGGCCCGCGGGCTGGGACGGGCATCGCCGGCGCGGGCAGACGGATCGAACTGCTGTTGCTGGATACGTCGCGAGGCGATACCTTTAAGCGTTGCTGAGAAACGTTCCAGGAGGACCTGCGTGCGCGTTAATACTTGTCTGCCGCTTGTCGCGACCCTCGCAGTGGCCAGCTTATTCGCCGGCGCACCGGTGGTGGCGCCGCCCGCCGGTGCCCAGTCCACCGCGGTTTCGCTGACCGGCAATGGCACAGCCCTCGGGGACGGCATCGCCTACATCATGGGCGGCACCGGTATGCCGCAGCCGTCGGACCGCTACCTGGACGCGGTCGACACGCTGTACCTGCAGCCGCACGGATTCGGTGGCGACCTGGTGTCGCTGTGGACGCCGGAGAACGTCAGCTCCACCTCGCAGGCAGTGGGCGGGCAGATCCTCTACAACACGGTGATGGACCAGATCAACGGTGGCGAGGTAGACGCCGACAATCCCGTGGTGGTGTTCGGGTACTCGCAGAGTGCCTCGATCTCGGTGGCCGTGATGGAGAGACTCGCCGAGGAAGGCGTGTCCGACGATCTGGTGCGGTTCGTGCTGATCGGCTCGCCGGGAACCAGCGGCGTGCCCACGGATCTGTATTCCACCGACGTCTACAACTACGAATACGACCCGGTGGCATTCCAACCGACCTATTTCAACCCGCTGGCGACCTTGAACGCGGCGTTGGGTTTCATCTACGGCCATTCGGTGCTGTTGAGCGCCACCCCCGAGCAGGTTGCCTCCGCCATCGAACTTCCGACCTCGGACCCGGACTCGCTGGCCAGCTTCTACATGATTTCCTCGGACCTGCTGCCGGTGTTGGCCCCGCTGCAGTTGATCCCGTTCATCGGCCAGCCGCTGTATGAGCTGTGGGAGCCGGTCACCCGGATCCTGGTGAACCTCGGCTACGGCAACATCGAGAACGGCTGGCCGCCCGGCGCTGTCGATTTGCCAGCGGACTCGGGACTGTTCCCCAATGTCGACCTCGGTGAGCTGTTCACCGCGCTGGGCAACGGGGTGCAGCAGGGCATCAGCAACGCCATCGCGACATTGCTGGACCCGGACAACTACCAGATCATCCCGCTGGTCGAACATCCGTCGCTGGCCGGAGTCATTCAAGAGGGCTACATCGTGGGCGCCATCGACACGCCCACTCCGACGCTGAGCGAAGCGCTGAGCGGTCTGGTGGAGTTCTTCCAGGGCTTCACCGACACGACCGAATACCCGATGCCGGATTAGCCCTTTCGCGAACAGGCCGTAGTGCAGCGGCGGCGCCGCCGGGCCGATCAGTCGAACAGCGTGGCGTGGGTGTGCCGTTGCTCCAAATCCAACAGGGTTCTTTTGCGGTCGATGCCGCCGCCGTATCCGGTCAGGCTGCCGGTGCTGCCGATGACCCGGTGGCACGGGACGATGATCGAGAGCGGATTGCGGCCGTTGGCCAAACCCACGGCACGCGAAGCCGTGGGGGCCCCGATCTGTAGGGCCAGCTGACCGTAGGAGCGGGTCTGGCCGTACGGGATGGTCAGCAGGGCGGTCCAGACGCGGCGCTGGAACTCGGTGCCGACCATCTCATAGTCCAGGTCGAACTCGGTGCGCTCGCCGGCGAAGTACGCGGTGAGCTGCTCAACGGCAGCGGCGAACGCGGTGTCGTCGCGGACCCAGCCCGCCCGGTCGGGAGCGTGCGCGTGATCGAACATCAACAGATGGTGCAGGGTGCCGCCGCGTCCTGCCAGCGTCAGCGGGCCCAGCGGGCTCTCGACGATGCGGTAAGTGCTCATGCGATCTCCTTCGCGGCCGGCGGCCAGGCGTTCACGGCATGATCCAGGCTGGCCCATAAGTGCTGGGTCGCATAGGCGCGCCAAGGCCGCCACCGGGCACTGTGCCGGATCAGCGCCTGCGGGCTCTCGGGCAGGCCGTGCCGGCGTGCAGCTGCCTGCACACCGAGGTCGGTGGCGGGGAAGGCGTCGGGGTCGCCGAGGGCCCGCATGGCGATCACCTCCGCGGTCCAGGCCCCGATCCCGGGCAACGTCAGCAGGTCGCGGCGGGCGCGTTCCCAGTCGCAGCCCGGACTCAGGCTCAGCGTCCCCTCGGCCAGGTGCGAGACCAGGGCCAGCAGTGCCCGCCGGCGCGAGCGTGGGAGGGCCAGCCGTTCCGGATCCAGGTCGGCAAGGCATTCCGCCGACGGGAAGACGTGGGTCAGTCCACCGTCGGGATCGTCGAGCCGCTGACCGTGCGCCACCACCAGGCGATGGGCGTGGGTGCGTGCCGCCGCGGTCGAGACCTGCTGACCCAGCACCGCCCGCACCGCGAGTTCGGCCTCGTCGACGGTCCTCGGGATGCGCTGGCCCGGTGCCTTGGTCACCAGGGGGGCCAGATCGGGGTCGGCCATCAGGACGTCGACGACGGCCTGCGGGTCGGCGTCGAGGTCCAGCAACCGTCGGCAGCGGGTGATCGCGGCGGTCAGATCCCGGAAGTCGTCGAGGGCCAGGTGGCACCGGACATGGTCGCTGGCGGGCCGCAGGCTGGCGACGGCGCTTCCGTGCGGCAACCGCAGGGTGCGCCGGTAAGCGCCGTCGCGCACCTCCTCGCAGCCAGGAACCGCGCCGGCCGCCAGGTGCGCGAACACTCCCGCGTAGGCGAACGGGGTGCGTACCGGCAGCCGTAGCGACAGCACTCCCGGGCCCGATACCTCGCGGCGGCCCGGGGCGGGCGAACGCGCCGCGGCGTTGCTGCGCAACACCGACGGCGTGGTGGCGCATACGGCGCGGACGGTGTCGTTGAACTGCCGGATGCTGGCGAAACCCGCGGCGAAGGCGACATCGCCCAACGGCAGGTCAGTGGTTTCGATCAGAATGCGGGCGGTCTGGGCGCGCTGCGCGCGGGCCAGCGCCAGAGGACCGGCGCCCACCTCCGCCTGCAACAACCGCTGCAGTTGGCGGGCGGAATAGCCGAGGCGAGCGGCGAGCCCGCCGACGCCCTCCCGGTCGATCGTGCCGTCGGCGATCAACCGCATGGCCCGCCCCACGACGTCGCCGCGGATGTTCCACTCCGGCGATCCCGGTGCCGCGTCCGGCCGGCAGCGCTTGCAGGCGCGGAAACCGGCCCGCTGGGCCGCGGCGGCGGTGGGGTAGAACTCCACATTCGGCGGCAGAGGCGTGCGCGCCGGGCAGCTGGGCCGGCAATAGATCCCGGTCGTGAGGACCGCGGTGACGAACCAGCCGTCGAAGCGCGCATCCTTGGACTTCACAGCGCGATAGCAGCGGTCGAAGTCGTCGTGCACCGTTCAACCATGACATGCGCCCGCCGCCCGCACTAGCGGAAAAACGACACGACAGTGGCGGGCCTCGGTGCACCATGGGGGCTAGCATCGGTGCGTGGCGGCACTGGTGCAGCGGTACTTGGACGAGATCCTCGCCGAGCATGCCGGGGTGCACGACGGGAACCTGGCGAGCTACATCCCCGAACTCGCCCGGGTCGATCCCACCAGGTTCGGGCTGGCGCTGTCCTCCTCCGACGGCTACGTCTACGAATCCGGCGACGCCGGGACGCAGTTCACCATGCAGTCGATTTCCAAATCGTTCACCTACGCCCTGGCCCTCGATCAGCTCGGCCAGGCCGCCGTCGACGCCAGGATCGGTGTGGAACCGTCCGGTGAGGGCTTCAACAAGATCAGTGTCGATCAGGTCACCAACGTGCCCAAGAACCCGATGATCAATGCCGGCGCGATCGTGGCGTGCTCGCTGATCCCCGGCAAGACGGTCGCCGACCGTTTCGCGCTGATCCGGGAGTTCTTCAGCGCGTGTGCCGGACGCAGCCTGGACTTCGACGACGCCGTCTACGCCTCCGAGCGGGCCAGTGGGAGCCGCAATCGCGGGATCGCTTATCTGCTGGACAGTTTCGGCGCCCTGGGCTCGGACCCCGATGACGCCCTGGACCTCTACATCCGCCAGTGTTCGCTCAAAGTCACCAGCACGGACCTTGCCCGGATGGCGGTGACGCTGGCGCGCGGCGGTCTCAACCCGCTGACGGGGCGCCAAGTCACCGGTGCGGCGGTGGTGCGCCGCACCCTGTCGGTCATGGTCACCTGCGGCATGTACGACGCGGCGGGCGAGTGGGTCAGCGCAGTCGGCATGCCGGCCAAGAGCGGGGTGGCGGGCGGCATCGTGGCCGTGCTGCCCGGCCAGATCGGCATCGGCGTCTATTCGCCGCGGATTGATGCCAAGGGCAACAGCGTACGTGGGATGCTGGTGTGCCGGAGCCTTTCTCGCCAGCTCGGGCTGCACTTTCTGACGGTGAGCAGCGACGCGCATGCCGCCATCCGCGGAGTGTATTCACCCCGCCCGGGAATCCGGGTCTACGAGGTGCACGGCGACCTGTTGTTCGCCGGCGCCGAGCAGGTGGCCCGCACCGCGACCCGCGAATGCGCCGAGTTCGACGTCGCGATCCTGGATGTCTCGCGGCTGCATGCGATCAGCGAGCCTTCGCGGGCGCTGCTTGCGGGGCTGGCCGAGGAGTTGCGGGCGCTGGGCAAGCAGGGCCTGCTGGTCGATCCGTCCGGCTCGGTGACGCCCGACCCGGCGGCCTACTCCGGGCTGGTGTTCGCCTCCGTCGAGCAGGCGCTGGCCGAGACCGCGCAGTGGGAGCAACCGCTTCCCGGTTAGAGCGGGTTGGCCAGCACCGTGGGTTCGTCGTAGCCGCGCAACACGATCGAATCACCCACCACCCAGTGGGCCTGCTCGCTGATGCTGGCCGCGTACATGGTCTTGGCCGTCGTCAGCAGTGGCACGGGTTGGGCTTTGGCCAACTCGCAGAGCCGGGCGGCCTCGTTGACCGGCTCGCCGATCACGGTGTACTCGAAGCGTTCCTTGGCGCCGACGTTTCCGGCGACCACCTGCCCGGCCGCCACCCCGATTCCCGCCCGGATCTCCGGCACCTCCTCGGCCAGCCGGTACAGGATGCCCCGCGCCGCGGCCAAGGCCTCGTCCTCGGGCTGATCAAGGTGGTTCGGTGCGCCGAATATCGCCAGCGTCGCGTCGCCCTCGAATTTGTTGATCAGCCCATGGTGGCGGTCGACCTCGTCGACCACCACCGCGAAGAAGCGGTTCAGCAATGCGACCACCTCAGTAGCCCGGCAGGCGGTCACAATCTTGGTCGAACCGACGATGTCGACGAAAAGCACTGCGACATGGCGCTCTTCGCCGCCCAGTTGGATCTGGTCGCGTTCCGCGGCTGCGGCGACGTCGCGCCCGACATGGCGGCCGAACAGGTCGCGCACCCGTTCACGCTCCCGCAACCCGTGCACCATCGCATTGAAGCCGCTCTGCAGCTCGCCGAGTTCGGTTCCGTCGAACACCACCAGATCACCTTGTAGGTCGCCCCTTTCGACGCGCCGCAGCGCCGCGCGCACCACCCGGACCGGAGTGGCGGTGAGCCAGGCCAGGATCAGCATCAGCAGGAAGCCGAAGGTGAGGGTGGTCACCGAGGCGATCAGCACGGCGACGCCCAACTGCTCCAAGGTCAGATTTTTGAGCACCACGGCAAAAAGTGCCGCCAGGGCGATGCCCAGGATCGGGACGCCCGAGGTGAGCAGCCAGACCATCATGGTTCGGCCCATGATCCCCGACACCATGCGCCGCGGGGGAGGGCCGGCGGCCAGGGCCTGGGCGGCCACCGGCCGCAACGCGAACTCGGTGAACAGGTAGGTGGCGGTGGACACCAGCGAGCCGCAGACGCACAGCGAGAACCCGATGATGGGGATGAAGATCTTGTCGGAGATCCCGTAGAGCACGGTGAACAACACCGTCGCCACACCCCACAGACCCAGCACGACCTGTGCCACCCGAAACGGCGTGAGGAAGGCGTTGCGTTCGTCCTCGGGAGTCGGCGGCTGTTCCTCGATGGCCCAGCGCAACTTTTTGATGGTGTGCCGGGTGACGCCGAAGGTGCCTGCGATCAATGCGGTGAGCACATAGCCCGGCGCCAACCCGTAGGTCAGCCAGCCCGGGGCGTCCCGGAACACACTGGGCACCGGAAAAGCCACTGTCACCAGGAGAATTTCCACCGCGACACCGGTCAGATTCGTCCCCACCACCACGATGGTCAAGATGAACTGGATACGAATGCGGCGCAGGTACTGACTTTCCGACACCCGGCCCAGCAGCCACGAGCCGTACTCCGGTGTCTCGGGCAGCCGACCGCTCTGACGGGTGAGCAACTCCAGCACTCGACCCAGCCGTTGCGCGATCGTCTTCGGCGGCTTCATCGTGGCGTAAGAATAGTTGCTCGGCTGGGCCTTTAAGGTGGTTCGGATGCGACTCGTGATCGCCCAGTGCACCGTCGACTACGTCGGCCGACTCACCGCACACCTGCCGTCGGCCCGGCGACTGCTGCTGCTCAAAGCCGACGGGTCGGTCAGCGTGCACGCCGACGACCGTGCCTATAAGCCGCTGAACTGGATGAGTCCACCGTGCCGGCTCACCGAGGAGACCGACGGGCAGTGCCCGGTCTGGGTGGTGGCGAACAAGACCGGCGATCAGCTGCGGATCACCATCGAGGAGATCGAGCACGACTCCAGCCACGAACTGGGCGTGGACCCCGGCCTGGTCAAGGACGGCGTCGAGGCGCAGTTGCAGGCGTTGCTGGCAGAACATGTCGAGCTGCTCGGCGAGGGCTACTCCCTGGTGCGGCGCGAGTACATGACCGCGATCGGCCCGGTGGACCTGTTGTGCCGCGACGAGAACGGACGGGCGGTCGCCGTGGAGATCAAGCGGCGTGGCGAGATCGACGGAGTGGAACAGCTCACCCGGTACCTGGAACTGCTCAACCGCGACAGCCTGCTGGCGCCGGTCAGCGGGGTGTTCGCCGCCCAACAGATCAAGCCGCAGGCGCGCACGCTGGCCACCGACCGCGGCATCCGCTGCCTGACATTGGATTACGACGCGATGCGCGGCCTGGACAGCGACGAGTACCGGCTGTTCTGAGAGCCGGCCGGAATAGTCCGGCCCGGCCCGACGTTGGAGCCCACCGTGGCATTAGACGATCTCTTCCAGCCGCTGACGGTGCGCTCGCTGACGGTGCCCAACCGGTTCGCCATGGCACCGATGACCCGCCAGGCCTCGCCAGACGGCGTTCCGGGCGCCGATGTGGCCGAGTACTACCGGCGGCGGGCCGCGGGCGGTGTCGGGCTGATCATCACCGAGGGCATTCGGCTACCGGACCCGGCTGCGGGATACCCCGCCAGCGTGCCGACGCTCGCGGGCGACGACGTGCTCGCCGGCTGGGCGCGAGTCATCGAGCAGGTCCACGCCGAGGGCGCCACGATCGCTGCGCAGCTGTGGCACCAGGGCGTCGAGCGCCGCGACGACGACGGCGTGCAACCGGTGGGCCCGTCGGGCGTCGACGGGCTCGGGCAGCCCCGCGGCCGCGCGCTGCGGACCGATGAACTCGCCGAGGTTGCACAGCTCTTTGCCACCAGTGCCGCCACCGCACGAGACCTCGGCTTCGACGCGGTTGAGATCCACGGTGCCCACGGATATCTGCTCGATCAATTCCTGTGGGAGCGCACGAATCGGCGTACCGACGGCTACGGCGGCTCCTCGGCGGCCCGGACGCGCTTTCCGGCCGAAGTGGTCGCGGCCATCCGCGCGGCGGTGGGCCCCGACTATCCGATCATCTACCGCTTCTCCCAGTGGAAGGGAACCGATTACGCGGCGTCCATCGCCGAGCGCCCAGAACAGCTCCAGGAGCTGCTCATGCCCTTGGTGGCCGCCGGCGTCGATGTCCTGCATCCCTCGACGCGGCGACACTACGAACCCGGGTTCCCCGATCACGACCCGCACGTGAGCCTCGCCGGATGGACCAAGAGGCTCACCGGACAGCCGGTGATCGCGGTGGGATCGGTGGGGCTGGAGACGCAGTTCCGCGCGGAGAAACGCGGCCAGGTGATCCAGCCGGCTCCCATCGACCGGGTGGTCGAACAGTTCGAGGCCGGCGAGTTCGATGTGGTGGCGATCGGACGAGCCCTGCTCACCGAACCGAACTGGGTGGACATGCTGCGCGACGGCCAGCTGGGCGGGTTCGGCGGCTACGACGCCGCAGCCGCCCTATCAGCACTCGCCTGAGGGCGGGCGACTGGTCCTAGGCTGGTGGTCATGGCACGTCGTCGCGGATCGTCGCGTGCGCAACCGCTTCCGGCGTTGCGTATGCCACCGCGCATCCAGACCGGGCCGGACGGCTACGACTATGTGGTCCAGTCCATCGCCGGTGCCCGGGCGGTCAAGATCTATCGATGCCCGGGATGTGATCATGAGATCCGTTGCGGCGTCGCGCATGTGGTGACATGGCGGGCCGACTCAAGTGACTCCGCCGGCGAGGATCGCCGGCATTGGCATACCCCGTGCTGGGCGAACCGGGACAACCGGCGCCCGACGCGCAAGTGGTCCTGAGGCGTTAGTGCGACGCCGGGGCCTCGCTCGCCGGCTCGACCAGCTCGACCAGCACGCCGCCGGCGTCCTTGGGGTGGATGAAGTTGATGCGCGAGTTCGACGTGCCGCGCCGCGGGACCTCATAGAGCAGGCGAACGCCCTGCTCGCGCAGCCGCTCTGAGAGGGCGTCGATGTCGCTGGTGCGATAGGCCAGCTGCTGCAGGCCCGGGCCGCGCTTGTCCAGGAACTTCGCGATGGTCGACGTCTCGTCGATCGGGGCCATCAGCTGAAGCTGCGCGCTGCCGACCGGGGCGCCGCGTACCGTCAGCATCGCCTCGACGATGCCCTGCTCCTCGTTGACCTCTTCGTGCAGCACGATCATGCCGAGCTTGTCGTGGTACCACTTCTTGGCAGCTTCGAGGTCCGGGACCGCGATACCGACGTGGTCGACAGCGGTCACCAGGGCCGAGGCCAGGGCGGGGCGTACCTCGCAGGAGTCAGCGACGGATTCGGTCGTCATAAAGCAACGGTAACCTGGGCGGAAACATCGCGCTGAGCCGACCGGAAGATCGGCCCCAGAAGACCTGCCCAGGAGGTAGTAATGACGACATCGGTGATCGTTGCTGGGGCTCGGACCCCGATCGGCCGCTTGATGGGTTCGTTGAAGGATTTCTCCGGCAGTGACCTGGGTGCTGTTGCCATCGCCGGGGCGCTGGAGAAGGCTCAGGTCCCGGCGTCGCTGGTGGAATACGTCATCATGGGCCAGGTGCTCACCGCCGGGGCGGGCCAGATGCCGGCCCGGCAGGCGGCGGTGGCGGCCGGTATCGGCTGGGACGTGCCGACCCTGACCATCAACAAGATGTGCCTGTCGGGAATCAACGCCATCGCCATGGCCGACCAGCTGATCCGCGCCGGAGAATTCGACGTGGTGGTGGCCGGCGGCCAGGAATCGATGAGCAAGGCCCCGCACCTGTTGCTGGACAGCCGGTCGGGCTACAAGTACGGCGACGTGACGGTGCGCGACCACCTCGCCTACGACGGCCTGCATGACGTCTTCACCGACCAGCCGATGGGTGCTCTGACCGAGCAGCGCAACGATGTGGACAAGTTCACCCGCGCCGAGCAGGACGAGTTCGCCGCCGAGTCGCACCGCAGGGCCGCCGCGGCCTGGAAGGACGGCGTGTTCGAAGACGAGGTGGTGCCGGTGAAGATCCCGCAGCGTAAGGGCGATCCGCTGGAGTTCACCGAGGACGAGGGCATCCGCGCCAACACCACCGCGGAGTCGCTTGCCGGGCTCAAGCCGGCGTTCCGCTCCGACGGCACCATCACCGCCGGTTCGTCGTCGCAGATCTCCGACGGCGCCGCCGCGGTGGTGGTGATGAGCAAAGCCAAGGCGCAGGAGCTGGGCCTGGACTGGCTGTGTGAGATCGGGGCGCACGGGGTGGTCGCCGGGCCGGACTCGACCCTGCAGTCGCAGCCGGCCAACGCCATCAAGAAGGCGATCGCCCGCGAGGGCATCTCGGTCGACCAACTCGACGTGGTGGAGATCAACGAGGCGTTCGCGGCGGTGTCGCTGGCCTCGACCCGGGAGCTGGGCGTGGACCCCGCCGTGGTC
It encodes:
- a CDS encoding PE-PPE domain-containing protein, coding for MASLFAGAPVVAPPAGAQSTAVSLTGNGTALGDGIAYIMGGTGMPQPSDRYLDAVDTLYLQPHGFGGDLVSLWTPENVSSTSQAVGGQILYNTVMDQINGGEVDADNPVVVFGYSQSASISVAVMERLAEEGVSDDLVRFVLIGSPGTSGVPTDLYSTDVYNYEYDPVAFQPTYFNPLATLNAALGFIYGHSVLLSATPEQVASAIELPTSDPDSLASFYMISSDLLPVLAPLQLIPFIGQPLYELWEPVTRILVNLGYGNIENGWPPGAVDLPADSGLFPNVDLGELFTALGNGVQQGISNAIATLLDPDNYQIIPLVEHPSLAGVIQEGYIVGAIDTPTPTLSEALSGLVEFFQGFTDTTEYPMPD
- a CDS encoding methylated-DNA--[protein]-cysteine S-methyltransferase, which encodes MSTYRIVESPLGPLTLAGRGGTLHHLLMFDHAHAPDRAGWVRDDTAFAAAVEQLTAYFAGERTEFDLDYEMVGTEFQRRVWTALLTIPYGQTRSYGQLALQIGAPTASRAVGLANGRNPLSIIVPCHRVIGSTGSLTGYGGGIDRKRTLLDLEQRHTHATLFD
- a CDS encoding DNA-3-methyladenine glycosylase 2 family protein, whose product is MHDDFDRCYRAVKSKDARFDGWFVTAVLTTGIYCRPSCPARTPLPPNVEFYPTAAAAQRAGFRACKRCRPDAAPGSPEWNIRGDVVGRAMRLIADGTIDREGVGGLAARLGYSARQLQRLLQAEVGAGPLALARAQRAQTARILIETTDLPLGDVAFAAGFASIRQFNDTVRAVCATTPSVLRSNAAARSPAPGRREVSGPGVLSLRLPVRTPFAYAGVFAHLAAGAVPGCEEVRDGAYRRTLRLPHGSAVASLRPASDHVRCHLALDDFRDLTAAITRCRRLLDLDADPQAVVDVLMADPDLAPLVTKAPGQRIPRTVDEAELAVRAVLGQQVSTAAARTHAHRLVVAHGQRLDDPDGGLTHVFPSAECLADLDPERLALPRSRRRALLALVSHLAEGTLSLSPGCDWERARRDLLTLPGIGAWTAEVIAMRALGDPDAFPATDLGVQAAARRHGLPESPQALIRHSARWRPWRAYATQHLWASLDHAVNAWPPAAKEIA
- the glsA gene encoding glutaminase A; translation: MAALVQRYLDEILAEHAGVHDGNLASYIPELARVDPTRFGLALSSSDGYVYESGDAGTQFTMQSISKSFTYALALDQLGQAAVDARIGVEPSGEGFNKISVDQVTNVPKNPMINAGAIVACSLIPGKTVADRFALIREFFSACAGRSLDFDDAVYASERASGSRNRGIAYLLDSFGALGSDPDDALDLYIRQCSLKVTSTDLARMAVTLARGGLNPLTGRQVTGAAVVRRTLSVMVTCGMYDAAGEWVSAVGMPAKSGVAGGIVAVLPGQIGIGVYSPRIDAKGNSVRGMLVCRSLSRQLGLHFLTVSSDAHAAIRGVYSPRPGIRVYEVHGDLLFAGAEQVARTATRECAEFDVAILDVSRLHAISEPSRALLAGLAEELRALGKQGLLVDPSGSVTPDPAAYSGLVFASVEQALAETAQWEQPLPG
- a CDS encoding adenylate/guanylate cyclase domain-containing protein — its product is MKPPKTIAQRLGRVLELLTRQSGRLPETPEYGSWLLGRVSESQYLRRIRIQFILTIVVVGTNLTGVAVEILLVTVAFPVPSVFRDAPGWLTYGLAPGYVLTALIAGTFGVTRHTIKKLRWAIEEQPPTPEDERNAFLTPFRVAQVVLGLWGVATVLFTVLYGISDKIFIPIIGFSLCVCGSLVSTATYLFTEFALRPVAAQALAAGPPPRRMVSGIMGRTMMVWLLTSGVPILGIALAALFAVVLKNLTLEQLGVAVLIASVTTLTFGFLLMLILAWLTATPVRVVRAALRRVERGDLQGDLVVFDGTELGELQSGFNAMVHGLRERERVRDLFGRHVGRDVAAAAERDQIQLGGEERHVAVLFVDIVGSTKIVTACRATEVVALLNRFFAVVVDEVDRHHGLINKFEGDATLAIFGAPNHLDQPEDEALAAARGILYRLAEEVPEIRAGIGVAAGQVVAGNVGAKERFEYTVIGEPVNEAARLCELAKAQPVPLLTTAKTMYAASISEQAHWVVGDSIVLRGYDEPTVLANPL
- the nucS gene encoding endonuclease NucS, with protein sequence MRLVIAQCTVDYVGRLTAHLPSARRLLLLKADGSVSVHADDRAYKPLNWMSPPCRLTEETDGQCPVWVVANKTGDQLRITIEEIEHDSSHELGVDPGLVKDGVEAQLQALLAEHVELLGEGYSLVRREYMTAIGPVDLLCRDENGRAVAVEIKRRGEIDGVEQLTRYLELLNRDSLLAPVSGVFAAQQIKPQARTLATDRGIRCLTLDYDAMRGLDSDEYRLF
- a CDS encoding NADH:flavin oxidoreductase codes for the protein MALDDLFQPLTVRSLTVPNRFAMAPMTRQASPDGVPGADVAEYYRRRAAGGVGLIITEGIRLPDPAAGYPASVPTLAGDDVLAGWARVIEQVHAEGATIAAQLWHQGVERRDDDGVQPVGPSGVDGLGQPRGRALRTDELAEVAQLFATSAATARDLGFDAVEIHGAHGYLLDQFLWERTNRRTDGYGGSSAARTRFPAEVVAAIRAAVGPDYPIIYRFSQWKGTDYAASIAERPEQLQELLMPLVAAGVDVLHPSTRRHYEPGFPDHDPHVSLAGWTKRLTGQPVIAVGSVGLETQFRAEKRGQVIQPAPIDRVVEQFEAGEFDVVAIGRALLTEPNWVDMLRDGQLGGFGGYDAAAALSALA
- the mce gene encoding methylmalonyl-CoA epimerase — protein: MTTESVADSCEVRPALASALVTAVDHVGIAVPDLEAAKKWYHDKLGMIVLHEEVNEEQGIVEAMLTVRGAPVGSAQLQLMAPIDETSTIAKFLDKRGPGLQQLAYRTSDIDALSERLREQGVRLLYEVPRRGTSNSRINFIHPKDAGGVLVELVEPASEAPASH
- a CDS encoding acetyl-CoA C-acetyltransferase, whose product is MTTSVIVAGARTPIGRLMGSLKDFSGSDLGAVAIAGALEKAQVPASLVEYVIMGQVLTAGAGQMPARQAAVAAGIGWDVPTLTINKMCLSGINAIAMADQLIRAGEFDVVVAGGQESMSKAPHLLLDSRSGYKYGDVTVRDHLAYDGLHDVFTDQPMGALTEQRNDVDKFTRAEQDEFAAESHRRAAAAWKDGVFEDEVVPVKIPQRKGDPLEFTEDEGIRANTTAESLAGLKPAFRSDGTITAGSSSQISDGAAAVVVMSKAKAQELGLDWLCEIGAHGVVAGPDSTLQSQPANAIKKAIAREGISVDQLDVVEINEAFAAVSLASTRELGVDPAVVNVHGGAIAVGHPIGMSGARITLHAALELKRRGSGYAVAALCGAGGQGDALILRAG